A genomic window from Vitis riparia cultivar Riparia Gloire de Montpellier isolate 1030 chromosome 18, EGFV_Vit.rip_1.0, whole genome shotgun sequence includes:
- the LOC117905633 gene encoding exosome complex component RRP45A-like isoform X1, translating to MEQRLASTFRMTVNEKKFIEKALLSDLRIDGRRPFDFRRISIKFGREDGSSEVQLGQTHVMGFVTGQLIQPYRDRPNEGTLSIYTEFSPMADPSFEAGRPGEAAVELGRVIDRGLRESRAVDMESLCVLAGKLVWSIRIDLHIIDNGGNLIDAANIAALAALLTFRRPECSFGGEDGQELIVHPPEVREPLPLIVHHLPIAVTFAIIGNENIMVIDPTHSEEAVMGGRMTATLNTNGDVCAIQKAGGEGIIQSVIMQCLRIASVKAADITSKIKNAVEAFNTERALRKIKRHSSSIAVDVSGPGAKMRENKNQSVDEKVVNELSSHHMERLKMESEESCVTQSSDVEVKTQLSEQGRTNRSDENTRSFIGGPSSWIDKTEHKQKDSRGEMKAPDVKSEEPNADIDPALSPMKTVGTTPQTNGEKTLKDAVKPKNKRKKKASPNTNAR from the exons ATGGAGCAAAGATTAGCCAGTACATTTCGAATGACCGTGAATGAGAAGAAATTCATTGAAAAAGCATTGCTTTCCGACCTCAGAATCGATGGTCGTCGCCCTTTTGATTTTCGCCGCATAAGCATCAAGTTTGGTAG AGAAGATGGGTCGTCAGAGGTGCAGTTAGGTCAAACTCATGTGATGGGGTTTGTTACTGGGCAACTTATTCAGCCTTATAGGGATAGACCTAATGAGGGGACGCTTTCAATTTATACTGAATTCTCTCCCATGGCTGATCCTTCTTTTGAGGCTGGACGTCCCGGAGAAGCTGCAGTGGAGTTGGGACGGGTAATAGACCGCGGTTTAAg GGAAAGCAGGGCAGTGGATATGGAATCACTTTGTGTTCTTGCTGGCAAGTTGGTATGGTCTATCCGAATTGATCTCCACATTATTGATAATGGGGG AAATCTTATTGATGCAGCTAATATTGCTGCTTTGGCTGCTCTGTTGACATTTCGAAGGCCTGAATGTTCATTCGGAGGGGAAGATGGTCAGGAACTGATAGTACATCCACCTGAG GTGAGGGAGCCACTTCCTTTGATTGTACATCATCTCCCAATAGCAGTGACCTTTGCAATTATTGGGAATGAGAACATTATG GTGATAGATCCAACCCACAGTGAAGAGGCTGTTATGGGTGGAAGAATGACTGCTACACTTAATACAAATGGTGATGTCTGTGCTATTCAAAAGGCTGGAGGAGAGGGTATCATTCAGAGTGTTATCATGCAGTGCTTGCGAATTGCTTCAGTGAAGGCTGCTGATATAACAAGCAAGATAAAAAATGCA GTTGAAGCATTCAACACAGAAAGAGCATTGCGGAAGATCAAGCGCCACTCTTCTTCCATAGCTGTGGATGTTAGTGGACCAGGTGCTAAAATGAGGGAGAACAAAAATCAATCTGTTGATGAGAAGGTAGTCAATGAGTTATCAAGCCATCACATGGAGAGGTTGAAGATGGAATCAGAAGAAAGCTGTGTCACTCAGAGCAGTGATGTGGAAGTTAAAACCCAATTATCTGAACAAGGAAGAACTAACAGGAGTGATGAGAACACCAGAAGTTTCATTGGTGGCCCCTCAAGTTG GATTGATAAAACAGAACACAAACAAAAAGATTCAAGAGGTGAAATGAAGGCCCCTGACGTAAAGTCAGAGGAACCAAATGCTGATATTGATCCAGCTCTTTCTCCAATGAAAACTGTTGGAACCACACCCCAAACAAATGGAGAGAAGACATTGAAGGATGCAGTAAAGCCTAAGaacaagagaaagaagaaggcatCCCCCAACACTAATGCAAGGTAG
- the LOC117905633 gene encoding exosome complex component RRP45A-like isoform X2 — MEQRLASTFRMTVNEKKFIEKALLSDLRIDGRRPFDFRRISIKFGREDGSSEVQLGQTHVMGFVTGQLIQPYRDRPNEGTLSIYTEFSPMADPSFEAGRPGEAAVELGRVIDRGLRESRAVDMESLCVLAGKLVWSIRIDLHIIDNGGNLIDAANIAALAALLTFRRPECSFGGEDGQELIVHPPEVREPLPLIVHHLPIAVTFAIIGNENIMVIDPTHSEEAVMGGRMTATLNTNGDVCAIQKAGGEGIIQSVIMQCLRIASVKAADITSKIKNAVEAFNTERALRKIKRHSSSIAVDVSGPGAKMRENKNQSVDEKVVNELSSHHMERLKMESEESCVTQSSDVEVKTQLSEQGRTNRSDENTRSFIGGPSSWDPYSKGIDSDFLKASLASHGLIKQNTNKKIQEVK; from the exons ATGGAGCAAAGATTAGCCAGTACATTTCGAATGACCGTGAATGAGAAGAAATTCATTGAAAAAGCATTGCTTTCCGACCTCAGAATCGATGGTCGTCGCCCTTTTGATTTTCGCCGCATAAGCATCAAGTTTGGTAG AGAAGATGGGTCGTCAGAGGTGCAGTTAGGTCAAACTCATGTGATGGGGTTTGTTACTGGGCAACTTATTCAGCCTTATAGGGATAGACCTAATGAGGGGACGCTTTCAATTTATACTGAATTCTCTCCCATGGCTGATCCTTCTTTTGAGGCTGGACGTCCCGGAGAAGCTGCAGTGGAGTTGGGACGGGTAATAGACCGCGGTTTAAg GGAAAGCAGGGCAGTGGATATGGAATCACTTTGTGTTCTTGCTGGCAAGTTGGTATGGTCTATCCGAATTGATCTCCACATTATTGATAATGGGGG AAATCTTATTGATGCAGCTAATATTGCTGCTTTGGCTGCTCTGTTGACATTTCGAAGGCCTGAATGTTCATTCGGAGGGGAAGATGGTCAGGAACTGATAGTACATCCACCTGAG GTGAGGGAGCCACTTCCTTTGATTGTACATCATCTCCCAATAGCAGTGACCTTTGCAATTATTGGGAATGAGAACATTATG GTGATAGATCCAACCCACAGTGAAGAGGCTGTTATGGGTGGAAGAATGACTGCTACACTTAATACAAATGGTGATGTCTGTGCTATTCAAAAGGCTGGAGGAGAGGGTATCATTCAGAGTGTTATCATGCAGTGCTTGCGAATTGCTTCAGTGAAGGCTGCTGATATAACAAGCAAGATAAAAAATGCA GTTGAAGCATTCAACACAGAAAGAGCATTGCGGAAGATCAAGCGCCACTCTTCTTCCATAGCTGTGGATGTTAGTGGACCAGGTGCTAAAATGAGGGAGAACAAAAATCAATCTGTTGATGAGAAGGTAGTCAATGAGTTATCAAGCCATCACATGGAGAGGTTGAAGATGGAATCAGAAGAAAGCTGTGTCACTCAGAGCAGTGATGTGGAAGTTAAAACCCAATTATCTGAACAAGGAAGAACTAACAGGAGTGATGAGAACACCAGAAGTTTCATTGGTGGCCCCTCAAGTTG gGATCCATACTCGAAGGGCATTGATTCGGATTTCCTGAAAGCTTCTCTAGCTTCACATG GATTGATAAAACAGAACACAAACAAAAAGATTCAAGAGGTGAAATGA
- the LOC117905633 gene encoding exosome complex component RRP45A-like isoform X3, producing MEQRLASTFRMTVNEKKFIEKALLSDLRIDGRRPFDFRRISIKFGREDGSSEVQLGQTHVMGFVTGQLIQPYRDRPNEGTLSIYTEFSPMADPSFEAGRPGEAAVELGRVIDRGLRESRAVDMESLCVLAGKLVWSIRIDLHIIDNGGNLIDAANIAALAALLTFRRPECSFGGEDGQELIVHPPEVREPLPLIVHHLPIAVTFAIIGNENIMVIDPTHSEEAVMGGRMTATLNTNGDVCAIQKAGGEGIIQSVIMQCLRIASVKAADITSKIKNAVEAFNTERALRKIKRHSSSIAVDVSGPGAKMRENKNQSVDEKVVNELSSHHMERLKMESEESCVTQSSDVEVKTQLSEQGRTNRSDENTRSFIGGPSSW from the exons ATGGAGCAAAGATTAGCCAGTACATTTCGAATGACCGTGAATGAGAAGAAATTCATTGAAAAAGCATTGCTTTCCGACCTCAGAATCGATGGTCGTCGCCCTTTTGATTTTCGCCGCATAAGCATCAAGTTTGGTAG AGAAGATGGGTCGTCAGAGGTGCAGTTAGGTCAAACTCATGTGATGGGGTTTGTTACTGGGCAACTTATTCAGCCTTATAGGGATAGACCTAATGAGGGGACGCTTTCAATTTATACTGAATTCTCTCCCATGGCTGATCCTTCTTTTGAGGCTGGACGTCCCGGAGAAGCTGCAGTGGAGTTGGGACGGGTAATAGACCGCGGTTTAAg GGAAAGCAGGGCAGTGGATATGGAATCACTTTGTGTTCTTGCTGGCAAGTTGGTATGGTCTATCCGAATTGATCTCCACATTATTGATAATGGGGG AAATCTTATTGATGCAGCTAATATTGCTGCTTTGGCTGCTCTGTTGACATTTCGAAGGCCTGAATGTTCATTCGGAGGGGAAGATGGTCAGGAACTGATAGTACATCCACCTGAG GTGAGGGAGCCACTTCCTTTGATTGTACATCATCTCCCAATAGCAGTGACCTTTGCAATTATTGGGAATGAGAACATTATG GTGATAGATCCAACCCACAGTGAAGAGGCTGTTATGGGTGGAAGAATGACTGCTACACTTAATACAAATGGTGATGTCTGTGCTATTCAAAAGGCTGGAGGAGAGGGTATCATTCAGAGTGTTATCATGCAGTGCTTGCGAATTGCTTCAGTGAAGGCTGCTGATATAACAAGCAAGATAAAAAATGCA GTTGAAGCATTCAACACAGAAAGAGCATTGCGGAAGATCAAGCGCCACTCTTCTTCCATAGCTGTGGATGTTAGTGGACCAGGTGCTAAAATGAGGGAGAACAAAAATCAATCTGTTGATGAGAAGGTAGTCAATGAGTTATCAAGCCATCACATGGAGAGGTTGAAGATGGAATCAGAAGAAAGCTGTGTCACTCAGAGCAGTGATGTGGAAGTTAAAACCCAATTATCTGAACAAGGAAGAACTAACAGGAGTGATGAGAACACCAGAAGTTTCATTGGTGGCCCCTCAAGTTGGTAA